In a genomic window of Mageeibacillus indolicus UPII9-5:
- a CDS encoding Abi family protein: MKKSYQPPISIDKQIENLVSLGLEIEDTSYAKDVLNRVSYYRLIKAYSITLKEDGRYIEGTTFENIVELYLFDMEFRHILFSLIEHIEVYLRAVITNYYSLEYGNFGYKNLNNYGKNNYQKNTLDELEREINRNRKSPFIRNFKDNYEGGEIPLYAAIEVASLGTLSKMYKNMKNDDKKAISTTFGVDYVYLESWIENLAYVRNICAHHGRLYGSKLTKTPKLYKEYLKKGVSNNTIFASSLNLKVLAENKHYNEFYSKLSKIIDKYPLVDLQHLGFVNNWQTF, translated from the coding sequence ATGAAGAAATCCTATCAACCTCCTATAAGCATTGATAAGCAAATAGAAAATTTAGTGTCTTTGGGATTAGAGATAGAAGATACAAGTTATGCTAAAGATGTACTTAACAGGGTTTCTTACTATCGCCTCATTAAAGCATATAGTATAACTCTAAAAGAAGATGGTAGATACATAGAAGGTACTACTTTTGAGAATATAGTCGAGTTATATCTATTTGATATGGAGTTTCGTCATATTTTATTTTCGTTGATAGAGCATATAGAAGTTTATTTAAGAGCTGTAATCACAAATTATTATTCTTTAGAATATGGGAATTTTGGTTATAAGAATCTTAATAACTATGGGAAAAATAATTATCAGAAGAATACTTTAGATGAGTTAGAAAGAGAAATTAATAGGAATAGGAAATCGCCTTTTATACGCAATTTTAAGGATAATTATGAGGGAGGAGAGATTCCTTTATATGCTGCTATTGAAGTAGCGAGTTTAGGTACCCTTTCTAAAATGTATAAGAATATGAAGAATGATGATAAAAAAGCAATTTCAACAACATTTGGCGTTGATTACGTTTATTTAGAGTCATGGATTGAAAATTTAGCTTATGTTAGAAATATTTGTGCTCACCACGGTAGATTATATGGTTCAAAATTAACTAAGACACCAAAATTATATAAAGAGTATTTAAAGAAAGGTGTATCGAATAATACTATTTTTGCTAGTAGTCTTAATCTTAAAGTATTAGCTGAAAATAAACATTATAATGAATTTTATAGTAAGTTATCAAAGATAATCGATAAATATCCGTTAGTAGATTTGCAGCATTTGGGATTTGTTAATAATTGGCAAACCTTTTAA
- a CDS encoding type II toxin-antitoxin system RelB/DinJ family antitoxin yields MRTDKEIKEQADKIFSELGLNMTTAINIFLRTTIRENGIPFSLKLEVPNDTTIAAIEEGRRIASDPHVNGYRNMEDLKAALDL; encoded by the coding sequence ATCAGAACAGATAAGGAAATTAAAGAACAAGCTGATAAGATTTTTTCAGAACTCGGGCTCAATATGACGACAGCGATAAATATATTTTTGCGAACAACGATTCGTGAGAACGGGATTCCTTTTTCTCTTAAATTAGAGGTTCCGAATGATACAACGATTGCTGCCATTGAGGAAGGAAGACGGATTGCATCTGATCCTCATGTAAATGGTTATCGAAATATGGAAGATCTTAAAGCGGCACTTGATTTATGA
- the pyrB gene encoding aspartate carbamoyltransferase, which yields MLKGRNLLGADDFSREEILEIIQFGTQIQQSPEKFSHLGDGKILGTLFFEPSTRTRLSFEAAMERLGGKVIGFSAANNSSTSKGESVQDTVRTVSQYADIIAMRHPREGAARLASETCEVPLINAGDGGHQHPTQTLTDLLTMQIYKGRLDNLNIGLCGDLKYGRTVHSLIKVMSLFPNNRFTLISPAELKLPGYFKRSVIEAGNISYTETGSLEESIPDLDILYMTRIQKERFYSEADYIRLKDSYILTAAMLQQAKPDLAILHPLPRVNEISKDVDSDPRALYFKQVRCGMYVRMALIAKLLGVDKNA from the coding sequence ATGCTCAAGGGGCGAAATTTGCTCGGGGCTGACGACTTCAGCCGCGAAGAAATTCTCGAAATAATTCAGTTCGGTACTCAAATCCAACAGAGTCCAGAGAAGTTTTCACATTTAGGTGACGGAAAAATTCTCGGGACTCTTTTTTTTGAACCCTCGACCCGGACCAGACTCAGCTTTGAAGCCGCAATGGAACGTTTGGGTGGTAAAGTCATCGGATTCAGTGCCGCTAACAACTCCTCAACCAGCAAAGGAGAAAGCGTTCAGGATACGGTACGAACCGTTTCTCAGTACGCAGATATCATAGCAATGCGCCATCCTCGCGAAGGTGCAGCCAGATTGGCCTCCGAAACCTGCGAAGTCCCTCTTATTAATGCAGGAGATGGCGGACACCAGCATCCTACTCAAACATTGACCGATTTGCTTACCATGCAAATCTACAAAGGACGCCTCGACAACCTGAATATAGGCCTTTGCGGGGACCTAAAATACGGACGCACAGTTCATTCACTAATCAAAGTAATGTCTCTCTTCCCCAACAACCGCTTCACTCTAATTTCTCCGGCCGAGTTGAAATTGCCCGGCTATTTCAAACGTTCCGTTATCGAAGCAGGAAATATCAGTTATACAGAAACCGGCTCGTTAGAAGAAAGCATTCCTGATTTAGATATTTTATATATGACGCGCATTCAAAAAGAACGGTTCTATTCCGAGGCTGACTATATTCGATTAAAGGATTCCTACATTTTAACCGCCGCCATGTTGCAACAAGCCAAACCGGACCTTGCCATCCTCCATCCCCTGCCACGGGTAAACGAAATCAGCAAAGATGTCGACAGTGACCCGCGAGCACTTTATTTCAAACAAGTTCGCTGCGGTATGTACGTACGGATGGCTTTAATTGCCAAATTATTGGGGGTAGATAAAAATGCTTGA
- a CDS encoding aspartate carbamoyltransferase regulatory subunit, which translates to MLEITSLKKGIVIDHIHAGLGHKIFQMLKLDDQKVEVALIINAQSKKYGHKDIIKIENELDLNLDIIGLLDPHITVNIIEDGKISRKIHLSLPQHVSGPIKCSNPVCISVTERDVPGKFTLINADEAIYRCDYCDHFYNFE; encoded by the coding sequence ATGCTTGAAATCACCAGTTTAAAAAAAGGGATCGTCATTGATCATATTCATGCCGGGCTAGGACACAAGATCTTTCAAATGCTCAAACTTGACGACCAGAAAGTTGAAGTGGCTTTGATTATCAATGCTCAAAGCAAAAAATATGGTCATAAAGATATCATAAAAATCGAAAATGAGCTTGATTTGAATTTGGATATAATCGGACTTTTGGATCCTCACATAACTGTTAACATTATTGAGGACGGCAAAATAAGCCGCAAGATTCACCTCTCTTTGCCGCAACACGTTTCAGGGCCGATCAAATGCAGCAATCCGGTTTGCATAAGTGTCACAGAGCGAGATGTTCCGGGTAAATTCACCTTAATCAATGCAGATGAAGCAATTTATCGTTGCGACTACTGTGACCACTTCTATAATTTTGAATGA
- a CDS encoding coenzyme F420-0:L-glutamate ligase gives MNRLVGTVVRGLRGPIINQGDDVATIVTETLLAADKNGDLSIRDRDVLGITESVVARSQGNYVTVDQIAAYVNKKFPGDTLGIVFPILSRNRFSICLRAFARAKKKLVLLLSYPTDEVGNYLIAEDTLVKAGVNIYTTTMEEAEFRKKYGDPKHPFTGVDYVQFYKDLCAEENCACEVVLSNQPASILQYTDEVLTCDIHNRVRTRDLVRAAGAKVVYGMFEIMAEPINGSGYNSSYGLLGSNKSTEEKVKLFPRDCQGMVEQVQKNILAATGKHIEVMVYGDGAFKDPVGKIWELADPVVSPAYTKGLNGTPHELKLKYLADNDFGGMSAEAQKEAIVAKIKSKTNEETAGMAGQGTTPRRLTDLLGSLFDLTSGSGDKGTPFVYVQGYFDTYAND, from the coding sequence ATGAATCGACTGGTTGGAACTGTTGTACGTGGCTTACGTGGTCCTATCATTAACCAAGGTGATGATGTGGCGACAATTGTAACGGAGACTTTGCTGGCTGCTGATAAGAACGGTGACTTGAGCATTCGCGATCGTGATGTTCTCGGAATAACCGAATCGGTAGTGGCACGTTCCCAAGGAAATTATGTAACGGTAGATCAAATCGCCGCTTACGTAAATAAGAAGTTCCCGGGCGATACCCTGGGCATTGTTTTCCCTATTTTGAGCCGTAACCGTTTTTCCATCTGTCTGCGCGCTTTTGCTCGCGCCAAGAAAAAGTTGGTGCTCTTGCTCAGCTATCCTACCGATGAGGTCGGCAACTATTTGATTGCTGAAGATACATTGGTTAAAGCTGGAGTAAACATCTACACAACCACTATGGAAGAGGCTGAATTCCGCAAAAAATACGGCGATCCCAAGCACCCGTTCACCGGAGTTGACTATGTCCAATTCTATAAGGATCTGTGCGCCGAGGAAAATTGCGCGTGTGAAGTTGTGTTGAGCAATCAGCCGGCATCAATTCTGCAATATACTGATGAAGTTCTGACCTGCGACATTCATAACCGCGTTCGTACCAGAGACCTAGTACGTGCTGCCGGTGCTAAAGTCGTTTACGGCATGTTTGAGATCATGGCTGAACCGATCAACGGCAGTGGTTACAATTCCTCTTATGGCCTGCTCGGTTCGAATAAATCTACTGAAGAAAAAGTTAAACTGTTCCCGCGCGATTGCCAAGGAATGGTAGAGCAGGTACAAAAGAACATTTTGGCAGCCACCGGCAAACATATCGAAGTTATGGTTTACGGTGACGGCGCGTTCAAAGATCCTGTCGGCAAGATTTGGGAACTGGCTGATCCGGTAGTTTCTCCCGCCTATACTAAAGGATTGAATGGAACTCCGCATGAACTTAAACTGAAATATCTGGCCGATAATGATTTTGGTGGCATGTCGGCGGAAGCACAAAAAGAAGCTATCGTAGCCAAGATCAAAAGCAAGACCAACGAAGAAACGGCTGGTATGGCCGGGCAAGGCACGACCCCGCGTCGTCTGACCGACTTGTTGGGTTCGTTGTTCGATTTGACTTCCGGCAGCGGTGACAAGGGAACACCGTTCGTCTATGTTCAAGGCTATTTCGATACTTACGCCAACGATTGA
- a CDS encoding AMP-binding protein, with the protein MNNHSNVIAPYASTVIKDLKDMLNISRKQFADRTAFLTKPVKEQPYVPVTYRQYADDVDAFGTALLNDLHLDENTATGIIGESRYEWYVSYLAIVNGASVVVPLDKELPPHELANLLCRSHIDALIISPSYFQKLHDALQIIAEKKLDGLRLKHIISMGDAAEAAMFAPARYDLHTFNALLAAGKTELANGNRSFVDYVIDPNRMRILLFTSGTTAAAKAVMHSHATVATNLMAMCKMVYIAKEDVFFSVLPLHHTYECTCGFLCPIYRGSCIAQCEGLRYILANLKEARATVMLVVPLIAETFYKKINKGIRVNKMTLAKVNFALTVTKALRKVGVDKRRDFFKPILDQFGGALRLLIIGGAKVKPEIIDALNAFGLLTLQGYGLTECAPIIALNCDKNPKSSSAGQALPGVEIEVANPDENGIGEFIARGKNVMLGYYNDPAATAAAIDKDGFFHTGDLGYIDSENFVIITGRKKNVIVTTNGKNIYPEEIEGLLADSPLIQEVVVSGSLNQKGETVITAEIFPDLEEVKAALNVAKAEMPDQAAMQHLLEQTVHEINHRLPTYKAVRQVVLRDTEFPKNTSKKIKR; encoded by the coding sequence ATGAATAATCATTCCAATGTAATCGCGCCTTATGCGTCAACCGTTATTAAAGATTTGAAAGACATGCTAAACATCAGCCGTAAGCAGTTTGCCGATCGAACGGCTTTCTTAACTAAGCCGGTCAAGGAACAGCCTTATGTTCCAGTTACTTATCGACAATATGCCGACGATGTCGATGCTTTTGGGACCGCTTTGCTTAACGACCTGCACTTGGATGAAAATACGGCGACCGGTATCATCGGCGAATCCCGCTATGAATGGTATGTTTCCTACTTAGCAATCGTCAATGGTGCTTCTGTAGTAGTTCCACTGGATAAAGAATTACCGCCGCATGAACTCGCCAATTTGCTTTGCCGCAGTCATATTGATGCCTTGATAATTTCGCCATCATACTTCCAAAAACTACATGACGCTTTACAAATAATCGCTGAGAAAAAGCTCGACGGATTGCGTCTAAAGCACATAATCAGCATGGGTGACGCGGCCGAAGCGGCCATGTTCGCTCCTGCCCGGTATGATTTGCACACTTTTAACGCCCTGCTTGCTGCCGGTAAAACCGAACTTGCCAACGGAAACCGCTCCTTTGTCGATTACGTTATCGACCCTAATCGGATGCGCATTTTGCTCTTCACTTCCGGCACTACAGCGGCCGCCAAGGCAGTAATGCACAGCCATGCTACCGTAGCCACCAACCTAATGGCTATGTGCAAAATGGTGTATATAGCTAAGGAAGATGTGTTCTTCTCCGTCCTACCTCTACACCACACTTATGAATGTACTTGCGGCTTCCTCTGCCCCATTTACCGTGGCTCCTGCATCGCGCAATGCGAAGGTTTACGCTATATTCTGGCTAATCTGAAAGAAGCGCGTGCCACCGTAATGTTGGTCGTGCCTTTGATTGCCGAAACCTTCTACAAAAAAATCAACAAGGGAATTCGGGTGAACAAAATGACTTTGGCTAAAGTTAATTTTGCCCTCACCGTAACCAAAGCCCTGCGCAAAGTTGGGGTGGACAAGCGGCGCGATTTCTTCAAGCCGATTTTGGATCAATTCGGTGGTGCCTTGCGCTTACTTATCATCGGAGGAGCAAAGGTGAAGCCGGAAATAATTGACGCGCTCAATGCTTTCGGCTTGCTGACTCTGCAAGGCTACGGGTTAACTGAATGTGCGCCAATCATCGCCCTTAACTGCGATAAAAATCCTAAATCCAGTTCGGCTGGTCAGGCTCTGCCGGGAGTTGAAATCGAAGTAGCTAACCCGGACGAAAATGGAATCGGCGAGTTCATTGCTCGCGGCAAAAATGTCATGCTCGGCTATTACAATGATCCAGCCGCCACCGCCGCCGCCATTGACAAAGACGGCTTCTTCCACACTGGCGACTTGGGCTACATCGACTCGGAAAATTTTGTCATCATCACCGGGCGCAAGAAGAACGTCATCGTCACTACAAACGGCAAAAACATTTATCCGGAAGAAATTGAAGGCCTGTTGGCCGACAGCCCGCTGATTCAGGAGGTAGTGGTCAGCGGCAGCCTTAATCAAAAGGGCGAAACGGTAATCACCGCCGAAATTTTCCCCGACCTTGAAGAGGTTAAGGCGGCGTTAAATGTGGCCAAAGCTGAGATGCCGGATCAAGCGGCGATGCAACACTTATTGGAACAGACCGTGCATGAAATCAACCACCGTCTGCCAACTTATAAAGCGGTGCGGCAAGTTGTTTTGCGCGATACGGAGTTTCCCAAAAACACGTCCAAAAAAATCAAGCGTTAA